The Triticum aestivum cultivar Chinese Spring chromosome 7B, IWGSC CS RefSeq v2.1, whole genome shotgun sequence genome window below encodes:
- the LOC123155829 gene encoding phosphatidylinositol transfer protein 3-like — translation MFWKKQASHFDSDAEQRQAKIKELRAALGSLSVRGEKYCDEACLIRYLDARNWNVDKSRKMLKESLKWRATKRPEDIRWPYVSVEAEIGKMYKATFTNREGRTVVVMRPAKQNTSSHERQLQYLIYTLENAVLSLPEGHAKMLLKVLVDLKSAQKLNFVYKENKESMKTMYNHIDPEILPMEFGGKNNVMYNHEDYSKLMTKDDIKTASFWAADVNPVAKVDWVPKVKPQSSLIVAKAS, via the exons ATGTTTTGGAAAAAGCAAGCTTCTCATTTCGATTCAGATGCTGAGCAGAGACAAGCAAAG ATCAAGGAACTGAGAGCTGCTCTTGGGTCTTTATCTGTCCGTGGAGAGAAATATTGCGATGAAGCATGCTTGATAAGATACCTCGACGCCCGCAACTGGAATGTTGACAAGTCTAGGAAAATGCTGAAAGAAAGTCTCAAGTGGAGGGCAACTAAGAGACCTGAGGATATTCGTTGG CCTTATGTTTCTGTGGAAGCAGAAATAGGTAAAATGTACAAGGCAACTTTCACAAATAGAGAGGGTAGAACTGTGGTCGTAATGAGACCGGCAAAGCAG AATACATCGTCTCACGAAAGGCAGTTGCAGTATCTTATATATACCTTGGAGAATGCAGTTCTCAGCCTGCCTGAAGGTCATGCCAAAATG CTTCTCAAAGTACTGGTTGACCTGAAATCAGCCCAGAAATTGAACTTCGTGTACAAGGAGAACAaagagagcatgaagacaatgtaCAACCATATTGATCCAGAAATCCTTCCTATGGAGTTTGGAGGGAAGAACAATGTCATGTACAACCATGAAGATTACTCTAAGTTGATGACAAAGGATGACATCAAAACAGCAAGCTTTTGGGCAGCAGATGTTAACCCTGTCGCCAAAGTGGACTGGGTTCCTAAGGTTAAACCGCAGTCATCACTAATTGTTGCTAAAGCAAGTTGA